The proteins below are encoded in one region of Drosophila santomea strain STO CAGO 1482 chromosome 3R, Prin_Dsan_1.1, whole genome shotgun sequence:
- the LOC120450848 gene encoding phosphatidylinositol-binding clathrin assembly protein LAP isoform X6 has protein sequence MTMAGQTINDRLLAARHSLAGQGLAKSVCKATTEECIGPKKKHLDYLVHCTNEPNVSIPHLANLLIERSQNANWVVVYKSLITTHHLMAYGNERFMQYLASSNSTFNLSSFLDKGTVQDGGMGVPGGRMGYDMSPFIRRYAKYLNEKSLSYRAMAFDFCKVKRGKEEGSLRSMNAEKLLKTLPVLQAQLDALLEFDCQSNDLSNGVINMSFMLLFRDLIRLFACYNDGIINLLEKYFDMNKKHARDALDLYKKFLVRMDRVGEFLKVAENVGIDKGDIPDLTKAPSSLLDALEQHLATLEGRKVSAANTPTQSSSSAFGTAAASSKFDTTNGIDEQLKAQVLAEEEAAMNQYKSKVSSPTSSGATGASAALTNPFLSSPPAAQAGQPIVDLFGAASAQPAAAAAATKASDDLLQLGNPFADMFEGGAAAVGATGFNGASVSSAAATNAFVSDSNFSSVFGNTEPAASTSLPNPFFDDMSLPQVSLSAESVAAPFGNNINFMDQQMQPQQQAALYVQQQQQQLQLQQQLQHWPQQQAILPPSMSAAQFPPGFDALGDVLKPASASNNSNQMNVVAAGYSSNSSSILTLQQQQHQQQHQQQYQQQHQQQQQQPPAGTGKIITGDLDSSLMSLVDNLNINKTASAKPVQWNSPKNTAKPGANWTPQPMAATTGAGYRPMAHGMTVSPAPITINHPYIHASYPVMPNYMQGMTVMGQPSMMGQAAAPLTGVQPTMMAAPHSNATGIMQPIQPTQNGSNKGVPLDPFGAL, from the exons ATTTGGTGCACTGCACAAACGAGCCGAATGTGTCAATACCTCATCTGGCCAATTTACTTATCGAGCGTTCACAGAATGCCAACTGGGTGGTCGTCTACAAGTCGCTGATAACCACACATCATCTGATGGCATATGGCAATGAG CGGTTTATGCAATATCTTGCCTCTAGCAATTCGACATTCAATCTCAGCTCCTTTCTGGATAAAGGAACTGTACAag ATGGTGGCATGGGCGTTCCTGGTGGCAGAATGG GTTACGATATGTCTCCCTTTATTCGGCGCTACGCCAAGTATTTGAATGAGAAATCGCTCTCCTATCGAGCCATGGCCTTTGACTTTTGCAAAGTCAAACGGGG CAAAGAGGAAGGCTCGCTACGCAGCATGAACGCGGAAAAGCTTCTAAAGACTTTGCCAGTTTTGCAGGCACAATTGGATGCACTTTTAGAGTTCGACTGCCAATCCAACGACTTGTCCAATG GCGTCATCAATATGAGCTTTATGCTCTTGTTCCGCGATCTCATACGATTGTTTGCTTGCTACAATGATGGCATTATAAATTtgcttgaaaaatatttcgacATGAACAAGAAACATGCCCGCGATGCGCTGGATCTTTATAAGAAGTTCTTGGTGCGAATGGATCGTGTTGGAGAGTTCTTAAAAGTGGCTGAG AATGTGGGCATAGACAAGGGTGATATACCCGATTTGACCAAGGCGCCCAGCTCGTTGTTAGATGCCTTGGAGCAGCACTTGGCCACGCTTGAGGGTCGAAAAGTATCCGCTGCTAATACTCCTACACAGTCATCGAG CTCGGCTTTCGGTACTGCAGCTGCGTCCAGCAAATTTGATACCACCAACGGCATTGACGAGCAGCTTAAGGCCCAGGTTTTGGCCGAAGAGGAGGCCGCTATGAACCAGTACAAG TCCAAGGTGTCGTCGCCCACCAGCAGCGGTGCTACTGGCGCTAGCGCTGCACTAACAAATCCATTTCTATCGTCGCCGCCAGCCGCGCAGGCTGGCCAGCCGATAGTTGATCTGTTCGGTGCCGCGTCTGCGCAgcccgctgctgctgcagcagccacCAAGGCCTCCGACGATCTGCTGCAGTTGGGCAATCCTTTCGCAGACATGTTTGAAGGCGGAGCAGCTGCTGTTGGAGCCACAG gTTTCAATGGAGCATCAGTTTCCTCCGCTGCTGCTACAAATGCATTCGTTTCCGATAGTAATTTCTCATCCGTATTTGGTAATACGGAACCGGCAG CTTCAACGTCGTTGCCAAATCCATTTTTTGATGACATGTCGTTGCCCCAAGTCTCACTCTCTGCTGAATCTGTTGCTGCACCCTTTGGCAACAATATAAATTTTATGGATCAGCAGatgcaaccacaacaacaagcGGCTTTAtatgtgcagcagcagcaacagcagctgcaactacagcagcagctgcaacactGGCCGCAACAGCAAGCGATATTGCCACCTTCCATGTCAGCAGCTCAGTTTCCACCAG GCTTCGATGCCTTGGGCGATGTCCTCAAGCCGGCCtcagccagcaacaacagcaatcaaATGAACGTTGTCGCCGCAGGTTACTCCAGCAATAGCAGTTCGATCCTAACGttacaacagcagcagcaccagcagcaacaccagcagcaataccagcagcaacaccagcagcaacagcagcagccaccagcTGGCACTGGAAAGATAATTACCGGCGACTTGGATAGTTCACTAATGTCACTCGTTGATAACTTAAATATTAACAAAACGGCAAGTGCAAA ACCCGTGCAATGGAATTCACCTAAAAATACAGCGAAACCAGGTGCTAATTGGACACCCCAACCAATGGCGGCTACTACTGGTGCTGGCTACCGTCCAATG GCACATGGCATGACCGTAAGTCCTGCGCCAATCACAATCAATCATCCGTATATACATGCTAGTTATCCTGTAATGCCAAATTATATGCAG GGAATGACGGTGATGGGACAGCCAAGTATGATGGGGCAGGCAGCAGCCCCTTTGACTGGGGTGCAACCGACGATGATGGCGGCGCCGCACAGTAATGCAACAGGCATCATGCAACCCATCCAGCCAACGCAGAATGGCAGCAATAAAGGCGTCCCACTCGACCCATTTGGTGCGTTATAA
- the LOC120450848 gene encoding phosphatidylinositol-binding clathrin assembly protein LAP isoform X4 yields MTMAGQTINDRLLAARHSLAGQGLAKSVCKATTEECIGPKKKHLDYLVHCTNEPNVSIPHLANLLIERSQNANWVVVYKSLITTHHLMAYGNERFMQYLASSNSTFNLSSFLDKGTVQDGGMGVPGGRMGYDMSPFIRRYAKYLNEKSLSYRAMAFDFCKVKRGKEEGSLRSMNAEKLLKTLPVLQAQLDALLEFDCQSNDLSNGVINMSFMLLFRDLIRLFACYNDGIINLLEKYFDMNKKHARDALDLYKKFLVRMDRVGEFLKVAENVGIDKGDIPDLTKAPSSLLDALEQHLATLEGRKVSAANTPTQSSSSAFGTAAASSKFDTTNGIDEQLKAQVLAEEEAAMNQYKSKVSSPTSSGATGASAALTNPFLSSPPAAQAGQPIVDLFGAASAQPAAAAAATKASDDLLQLGNPFADMFEGGAAAVGATGAALNANNLWMHNNGFNGASVSSAAATNAFVSDSNFSSVFGNTEPAASTSLPNPFFDDMSLPQVSLSAESVAAPFGNNINFMDQQMQPQQQAALYVQQQQQQLQLQQQLQHWPQQQAILPPSMSAAQFPPGFDALGDVLKPASASNNSNQMNVVAAGYSSNSSSILTLQQQQHQQQHQQQYQQQHQQQQQQPPAGTGKIITGDLDSSLMSLVDNLNINKTASAKPVQWNSPKNTAKPGANWTPQPMAATTGAGYRPMAHGMTVSPAPITINHPYIHASYPVMPNYMQGMTVMGQPSMMGQAAAPLTGVQPTMMAAPHSNATGIMQPIQPTQNGSNKGVPLDPFGAL; encoded by the exons ATTTGGTGCACTGCACAAACGAGCCGAATGTGTCAATACCTCATCTGGCCAATTTACTTATCGAGCGTTCACAGAATGCCAACTGGGTGGTCGTCTACAAGTCGCTGATAACCACACATCATCTGATGGCATATGGCAATGAG CGGTTTATGCAATATCTTGCCTCTAGCAATTCGACATTCAATCTCAGCTCCTTTCTGGATAAAGGAACTGTACAag ATGGTGGCATGGGCGTTCCTGGTGGCAGAATGG GTTACGATATGTCTCCCTTTATTCGGCGCTACGCCAAGTATTTGAATGAGAAATCGCTCTCCTATCGAGCCATGGCCTTTGACTTTTGCAAAGTCAAACGGGG CAAAGAGGAAGGCTCGCTACGCAGCATGAACGCGGAAAAGCTTCTAAAGACTTTGCCAGTTTTGCAGGCACAATTGGATGCACTTTTAGAGTTCGACTGCCAATCCAACGACTTGTCCAATG GCGTCATCAATATGAGCTTTATGCTCTTGTTCCGCGATCTCATACGATTGTTTGCTTGCTACAATGATGGCATTATAAATTtgcttgaaaaatatttcgacATGAACAAGAAACATGCCCGCGATGCGCTGGATCTTTATAAGAAGTTCTTGGTGCGAATGGATCGTGTTGGAGAGTTCTTAAAAGTGGCTGAG AATGTGGGCATAGACAAGGGTGATATACCCGATTTGACCAAGGCGCCCAGCTCGTTGTTAGATGCCTTGGAGCAGCACTTGGCCACGCTTGAGGGTCGAAAAGTATCCGCTGCTAATACTCCTACACAGTCATCGAG CTCGGCTTTCGGTACTGCAGCTGCGTCCAGCAAATTTGATACCACCAACGGCATTGACGAGCAGCTTAAGGCCCAGGTTTTGGCCGAAGAGGAGGCCGCTATGAACCAGTACAAG TCCAAGGTGTCGTCGCCCACCAGCAGCGGTGCTACTGGCGCTAGCGCTGCACTAACAAATCCATTTCTATCGTCGCCGCCAGCCGCGCAGGCTGGCCAGCCGATAGTTGATCTGTTCGGTGCCGCGTCTGCGCAgcccgctgctgctgcagcagccacCAAGGCCTCCGACGATCTGCTGCAGTTGGGCAATCCTTTCGCAGACATGTTTGAAGGCGGAGCAGCTGCTGTTGGAGCCACAGGTGCTGCACTCAATGCCAATAATTTGTGGATGCATAATAATG gTTTCAATGGAGCATCAGTTTCCTCCGCTGCTGCTACAAATGCATTCGTTTCCGATAGTAATTTCTCATCCGTATTTGGTAATACGGAACCGGCAG CTTCAACGTCGTTGCCAAATCCATTTTTTGATGACATGTCGTTGCCCCAAGTCTCACTCTCTGCTGAATCTGTTGCTGCACCCTTTGGCAACAATATAAATTTTATGGATCAGCAGatgcaaccacaacaacaagcGGCTTTAtatgtgcagcagcagcaacagcagctgcaactacagcagcagctgcaacactGGCCGCAACAGCAAGCGATATTGCCACCTTCCATGTCAGCAGCTCAGTTTCCACCAG GCTTCGATGCCTTGGGCGATGTCCTCAAGCCGGCCtcagccagcaacaacagcaatcaaATGAACGTTGTCGCCGCAGGTTACTCCAGCAATAGCAGTTCGATCCTAACGttacaacagcagcagcaccagcagcaacaccagcagcaataccagcagcaacaccagcagcaacagcagcagccaccagcTGGCACTGGAAAGATAATTACCGGCGACTTGGATAGTTCACTAATGTCACTCGTTGATAACTTAAATATTAACAAAACGGCAAGTGCAAA ACCCGTGCAATGGAATTCACCTAAAAATACAGCGAAACCAGGTGCTAATTGGACACCCCAACCAATGGCGGCTACTACTGGTGCTGGCTACCGTCCAATG GCACATGGCATGACCGTAAGTCCTGCGCCAATCACAATCAATCATCCGTATATACATGCTAGTTATCCTGTAATGCCAAATTATATGCAG GGAATGACGGTGATGGGACAGCCAAGTATGATGGGGCAGGCAGCAGCCCCTTTGACTGGGGTGCAACCGACGATGATGGCGGCGCCGCACAGTAATGCAACAGGCATCATGCAACCCATCCAGCCAACGCAGAATGGCAGCAATAAAGGCGTCCCACTCGACCCATTTGGTGCGTTATAA
- the LOC120450848 gene encoding phosphatidylinositol-binding clathrin assembly protein LAP isoform X7, which translates to MTMAGQTINDRLLAARHSLAGQGLAKSVCKATTEECIGPKKKHLDYLVHCTNEPNVSIPHLANLLIERSQNANWVVVYKSLITTHHLMAYGNERFMQYLASSNSTFNLSSFLDKGTVQDGGMGVPGGRMGYDMSPFIRRYAKYLNEKSLSYRAMAFDFCKVKRGKEEGSLRSMNAEKLLKTLPVLQAQLDALLEFDCQSNDLSNGVINMSFMLLFRDLIRLFACYNDGIINLLEKYFDMNKKHARDALDLYKKFLVRMDRVGEFLKVAENVGIDKGDIPDLTKAPSSLLDALEQHLATLEGRKVSAANTPTQSSSNQRNVKSAVSALSSTSSAFGTAAASSKFDTTNGIDEQLKAQVLAEEEAAMNQYKSKVSSPTSSGATGASAALTNPFLSSPPAAQAGQPIVDLFGAASAQPAAAAAATKASDDLLQLGNPFADMFEGGAAAVGATGAALNANNLWMHNNGFNGASVSSAAATNAFVSDSNFSSVFGNTEPAASTSLPNPFFDDMSLPQVSLSAESVAAPFGNNINFMDQQMQPQQQAALYVQQQQQQLQLQQQLQHWPQQQAILPPSMSAAQFPPGFDALGDVLKPASASNNSNQMNVVAAGYSSNSSSILTLQQQQHQQQHQQQYQQQHQQQQQQPPAGTGKIITGDLDSSLMSLVDNLNINKTASAKPVQWNSPKNTAKPGANWTPQPMAATTGAGYRPMGMTVMGQPSMMGQAAAPLTGVQPTMMAAPHSNATGIMQPIQPTQNGSNKGVPLDPFGAL; encoded by the exons ATTTGGTGCACTGCACAAACGAGCCGAATGTGTCAATACCTCATCTGGCCAATTTACTTATCGAGCGTTCACAGAATGCCAACTGGGTGGTCGTCTACAAGTCGCTGATAACCACACATCATCTGATGGCATATGGCAATGAG CGGTTTATGCAATATCTTGCCTCTAGCAATTCGACATTCAATCTCAGCTCCTTTCTGGATAAAGGAACTGTACAag ATGGTGGCATGGGCGTTCCTGGTGGCAGAATGG GTTACGATATGTCTCCCTTTATTCGGCGCTACGCCAAGTATTTGAATGAGAAATCGCTCTCCTATCGAGCCATGGCCTTTGACTTTTGCAAAGTCAAACGGGG CAAAGAGGAAGGCTCGCTACGCAGCATGAACGCGGAAAAGCTTCTAAAGACTTTGCCAGTTTTGCAGGCACAATTGGATGCACTTTTAGAGTTCGACTGCCAATCCAACGACTTGTCCAATG GCGTCATCAATATGAGCTTTATGCTCTTGTTCCGCGATCTCATACGATTGTTTGCTTGCTACAATGATGGCATTATAAATTtgcttgaaaaatatttcgacATGAACAAGAAACATGCCCGCGATGCGCTGGATCTTTATAAGAAGTTCTTGGTGCGAATGGATCGTGTTGGAGAGTTCTTAAAAGTGGCTGAG AATGTGGGCATAGACAAGGGTGATATACCCGATTTGACCAAGGCGCCCAGCTCGTTGTTAGATGCCTTGGAGCAGCACTTGGCCACGCTTGAGGGTCGAAAAGTATCCGCTGCTAATACTCCTACACAGTCATCGAG TAATCAGCGTAATGTAAAATCCGCTGTATCTGCCCTGTCTTCTACCAGCTCGGCTTTCGGTACTGCAGCTGCGTCCAGCAAATTTGATACCACCAACGGCATTGACGAGCAGCTTAAGGCCCAGGTTTTGGCCGAAGAGGAGGCCGCTATGAACCAGTACAAG TCCAAGGTGTCGTCGCCCACCAGCAGCGGTGCTACTGGCGCTAGCGCTGCACTAACAAATCCATTTCTATCGTCGCCGCCAGCCGCGCAGGCTGGCCAGCCGATAGTTGATCTGTTCGGTGCCGCGTCTGCGCAgcccgctgctgctgcagcagccacCAAGGCCTCCGACGATCTGCTGCAGTTGGGCAATCCTTTCGCAGACATGTTTGAAGGCGGAGCAGCTGCTGTTGGAGCCACAGGTGCTGCACTCAATGCCAATAATTTGTGGATGCATAATAATG gTTTCAATGGAGCATCAGTTTCCTCCGCTGCTGCTACAAATGCATTCGTTTCCGATAGTAATTTCTCATCCGTATTTGGTAATACGGAACCGGCAG CTTCAACGTCGTTGCCAAATCCATTTTTTGATGACATGTCGTTGCCCCAAGTCTCACTCTCTGCTGAATCTGTTGCTGCACCCTTTGGCAACAATATAAATTTTATGGATCAGCAGatgcaaccacaacaacaagcGGCTTTAtatgtgcagcagcagcaacagcagctgcaactacagcagcagctgcaacactGGCCGCAACAGCAAGCGATATTGCCACCTTCCATGTCAGCAGCTCAGTTTCCACCAG GCTTCGATGCCTTGGGCGATGTCCTCAAGCCGGCCtcagccagcaacaacagcaatcaaATGAACGTTGTCGCCGCAGGTTACTCCAGCAATAGCAGTTCGATCCTAACGttacaacagcagcagcaccagcagcaacaccagcagcaataccagcagcaacaccagcagcaacagcagcagccaccagcTGGCACTGGAAAGATAATTACCGGCGACTTGGATAGTTCACTAATGTCACTCGTTGATAACTTAAATATTAACAAAACGGCAAGTGCAAA ACCCGTGCAATGGAATTCACCTAAAAATACAGCGAAACCAGGTGCTAATTGGACACCCCAACCAATGGCGGCTACTACTGGTGCTGGCTACCGTCCAATG GGAATGACGGTGATGGGACAGCCAAGTATGATGGGGCAGGCAGCAGCCCCTTTGACTGGGGTGCAACCGACGATGATGGCGGCGCCGCACAGTAATGCAACAGGCATCATGCAACCCATCCAGCCAACGCAGAATGGCAGCAATAAAGGCGTCCCACTCGACCCATTTGGTGCGTTATAA
- the LOC120450848 gene encoding phosphatidylinositol-binding clathrin assembly protein LAP isoform X9, translating into MTMAGQTINDRLLAARHSLAGQGLAKSVCKATTEECIGPKKKHLDYLVHCTNEPNVSIPHLANLLIERSQNANWVVVYKSLITTHHLMAYGNERFMQYLASSNSTFNLSSFLDKGTVQDGGMGVPGGRMGYDMSPFIRRYAKYLNEKSLSYRAMAFDFCKVKRGKEEGSLRSMNAEKLLKTLPVLQAQLDALLEFDCQSNDLSNGVINMSFMLLFRDLIRLFACYNDGIINLLEKYFDMNKKHARDALDLYKKFLVRMDRVGEFLKVAENVGIDKGDIPDLTKAPSSLLDALEQHLATLEGRKVSAANTPTQSSSNQRNVKSAVSALSSTSSAFGTAAASSKFDTTNGIDEQLKAQVLAEEEAAMNQYKSKVSSPTSSGATGASAALTNPFLSSPPAAQAGQPIVDLFGAASAQPAAAAAATKASDDLLQLGNPFADMFEGGAAAVGATGAALNANNLWMHNNGFNGASVSSAAATNAFVSDSNFSSVFGNTEPAGFDALGDVLKPASASNNSNQMNVVAAGYSSNSSSILTLQQQQHQQQHQQQYQQQHQQQQQQPPAGTGKIITGDLDSSLMSLVDNLNINKTASAKPVQWNSPKNTAKPGANWTPQPMAATTGAGYRPMAHGMTVSPAPITINHPYIHASYPVMPNYMQGMTVMGQPSMMGQAAAPLTGVQPTMMAAPHSNATGIMQPIQPTQNGSNKGVPLDPFGAL; encoded by the exons ATTTGGTGCACTGCACAAACGAGCCGAATGTGTCAATACCTCATCTGGCCAATTTACTTATCGAGCGTTCACAGAATGCCAACTGGGTGGTCGTCTACAAGTCGCTGATAACCACACATCATCTGATGGCATATGGCAATGAG CGGTTTATGCAATATCTTGCCTCTAGCAATTCGACATTCAATCTCAGCTCCTTTCTGGATAAAGGAACTGTACAag ATGGTGGCATGGGCGTTCCTGGTGGCAGAATGG GTTACGATATGTCTCCCTTTATTCGGCGCTACGCCAAGTATTTGAATGAGAAATCGCTCTCCTATCGAGCCATGGCCTTTGACTTTTGCAAAGTCAAACGGGG CAAAGAGGAAGGCTCGCTACGCAGCATGAACGCGGAAAAGCTTCTAAAGACTTTGCCAGTTTTGCAGGCACAATTGGATGCACTTTTAGAGTTCGACTGCCAATCCAACGACTTGTCCAATG GCGTCATCAATATGAGCTTTATGCTCTTGTTCCGCGATCTCATACGATTGTTTGCTTGCTACAATGATGGCATTATAAATTtgcttgaaaaatatttcgacATGAACAAGAAACATGCCCGCGATGCGCTGGATCTTTATAAGAAGTTCTTGGTGCGAATGGATCGTGTTGGAGAGTTCTTAAAAGTGGCTGAG AATGTGGGCATAGACAAGGGTGATATACCCGATTTGACCAAGGCGCCCAGCTCGTTGTTAGATGCCTTGGAGCAGCACTTGGCCACGCTTGAGGGTCGAAAAGTATCCGCTGCTAATACTCCTACACAGTCATCGAG TAATCAGCGTAATGTAAAATCCGCTGTATCTGCCCTGTCTTCTACCAGCTCGGCTTTCGGTACTGCAGCTGCGTCCAGCAAATTTGATACCACCAACGGCATTGACGAGCAGCTTAAGGCCCAGGTTTTGGCCGAAGAGGAGGCCGCTATGAACCAGTACAAG TCCAAGGTGTCGTCGCCCACCAGCAGCGGTGCTACTGGCGCTAGCGCTGCACTAACAAATCCATTTCTATCGTCGCCGCCAGCCGCGCAGGCTGGCCAGCCGATAGTTGATCTGTTCGGTGCCGCGTCTGCGCAgcccgctgctgctgcagcagccacCAAGGCCTCCGACGATCTGCTGCAGTTGGGCAATCCTTTCGCAGACATGTTTGAAGGCGGAGCAGCTGCTGTTGGAGCCACAGGTGCTGCACTCAATGCCAATAATTTGTGGATGCATAATAATG gTTTCAATGGAGCATCAGTTTCCTCCGCTGCTGCTACAAATGCATTCGTTTCCGATAGTAATTTCTCATCCGTATTTGGTAATACGGAACCGGCAG GCTTCGATGCCTTGGGCGATGTCCTCAAGCCGGCCtcagccagcaacaacagcaatcaaATGAACGTTGTCGCCGCAGGTTACTCCAGCAATAGCAGTTCGATCCTAACGttacaacagcagcagcaccagcagcaacaccagcagcaataccagcagcaacaccagcagcaacagcagcagccaccagcTGGCACTGGAAAGATAATTACCGGCGACTTGGATAGTTCACTAATGTCACTCGTTGATAACTTAAATATTAACAAAACGGCAAGTGCAAA ACCCGTGCAATGGAATTCACCTAAAAATACAGCGAAACCAGGTGCTAATTGGACACCCCAACCAATGGCGGCTACTACTGGTGCTGGCTACCGTCCAATG GCACATGGCATGACCGTAAGTCCTGCGCCAATCACAATCAATCATCCGTATATACATGCTAGTTATCCTGTAATGCCAAATTATATGCAG GGAATGACGGTGATGGGACAGCCAAGTATGATGGGGCAGGCAGCAGCCCCTTTGACTGGGGTGCAACCGACGATGATGGCGGCGCCGCACAGTAATGCAACAGGCATCATGCAACCCATCCAGCCAACGCAGAATGGCAGCAATAAAGGCGTCCCACTCGACCCATTTGGTGCGTTATAA
- the LOC120450848 gene encoding phosphatidylinositol-binding clathrin assembly protein LAP isoform X16: MTMAGQTINDRLLAARHSLAGQGLAKSVCKATTEECIGPKKKHLDYLVHCTNEPNVSIPHLANLLIERSQNANWVVVYKSLITTHHLMAYGNERFMQYLASSNSTFNLSSFLDKGTVQDGGMGVPGGRMGYDMSPFIRRYAKYLNEKSLSYRAMAFDFCKVKRGKEEGSLRSMNAEKLLKTLPVLQAQLDALLEFDCQSNDLSNGVINMSFMLLFRDLIRLFACYNDGIINLLEKYFDMNKKHARDALDLYKKFLVRMDRVGEFLKVAENVGIDKGDIPDLTKAPSSLLDALEQHLATLEGRKVSAANTPTQSSSSAFGTAAASSKFDTTNGIDEQLKAQVLAEEEAAMNQYKSKVSSPTSSGATGASAALTNPFLSSPPAAQAGQPIVDLFGAASAQPAAAAAATKASDDLLQLGNPFADMFEGGAAAVGATGAALNANNLWMHNNGFNGASVSSAAATNAFVSDSNFSSVFGNTEPAGYSSNSSSILTLQQQQHQQQHQQQYQQQHQQQQQQPPAGTGKIITGDLDSSLMSLVDNLNINKTASAKPVQWNSPKNTAKPGANWTPQPMAATTGAGYRPMAHGMTVSPAPITINHPYIHASYPVMPNYMQGMTVMGQPSMMGQAAAPLTGVQPTMMAAPHSNATGIMQPIQPTQNGSNKGVPLDPFGAL; encoded by the exons ATTTGGTGCACTGCACAAACGAGCCGAATGTGTCAATACCTCATCTGGCCAATTTACTTATCGAGCGTTCACAGAATGCCAACTGGGTGGTCGTCTACAAGTCGCTGATAACCACACATCATCTGATGGCATATGGCAATGAG CGGTTTATGCAATATCTTGCCTCTAGCAATTCGACATTCAATCTCAGCTCCTTTCTGGATAAAGGAACTGTACAag ATGGTGGCATGGGCGTTCCTGGTGGCAGAATGG GTTACGATATGTCTCCCTTTATTCGGCGCTACGCCAAGTATTTGAATGAGAAATCGCTCTCCTATCGAGCCATGGCCTTTGACTTTTGCAAAGTCAAACGGGG CAAAGAGGAAGGCTCGCTACGCAGCATGAACGCGGAAAAGCTTCTAAAGACTTTGCCAGTTTTGCAGGCACAATTGGATGCACTTTTAGAGTTCGACTGCCAATCCAACGACTTGTCCAATG GCGTCATCAATATGAGCTTTATGCTCTTGTTCCGCGATCTCATACGATTGTTTGCTTGCTACAATGATGGCATTATAAATTtgcttgaaaaatatttcgacATGAACAAGAAACATGCCCGCGATGCGCTGGATCTTTATAAGAAGTTCTTGGTGCGAATGGATCGTGTTGGAGAGTTCTTAAAAGTGGCTGAG AATGTGGGCATAGACAAGGGTGATATACCCGATTTGACCAAGGCGCCCAGCTCGTTGTTAGATGCCTTGGAGCAGCACTTGGCCACGCTTGAGGGTCGAAAAGTATCCGCTGCTAATACTCCTACACAGTCATCGAG CTCGGCTTTCGGTACTGCAGCTGCGTCCAGCAAATTTGATACCACCAACGGCATTGACGAGCAGCTTAAGGCCCAGGTTTTGGCCGAAGAGGAGGCCGCTATGAACCAGTACAAG TCCAAGGTGTCGTCGCCCACCAGCAGCGGTGCTACTGGCGCTAGCGCTGCACTAACAAATCCATTTCTATCGTCGCCGCCAGCCGCGCAGGCTGGCCAGCCGATAGTTGATCTGTTCGGTGCCGCGTCTGCGCAgcccgctgctgctgcagcagccacCAAGGCCTCCGACGATCTGCTGCAGTTGGGCAATCCTTTCGCAGACATGTTTGAAGGCGGAGCAGCTGCTGTTGGAGCCACAGGTGCTGCACTCAATGCCAATAATTTGTGGATGCATAATAATG gTTTCAATGGAGCATCAGTTTCCTCCGCTGCTGCTACAAATGCATTCGTTTCCGATAGTAATTTCTCATCCGTATTTGGTAATACGGAACCGGCAG GTTACTCCAGCAATAGCAGTTCGATCCTAACGttacaacagcagcagcaccagcagcaacaccagcagcaataccagcagcaacaccagcagcaacagcagcagccaccagcTGGCACTGGAAAGATAATTACCGGCGACTTGGATAGTTCACTAATGTCACTCGTTGATAACTTAAATATTAACAAAACGGCAAGTGCAAA ACCCGTGCAATGGAATTCACCTAAAAATACAGCGAAACCAGGTGCTAATTGGACACCCCAACCAATGGCGGCTACTACTGGTGCTGGCTACCGTCCAATG GCACATGGCATGACCGTAAGTCCTGCGCCAATCACAATCAATCATCCGTATATACATGCTAGTTATCCTGTAATGCCAAATTATATGCAG GGAATGACGGTGATGGGACAGCCAAGTATGATGGGGCAGGCAGCAGCCCCTTTGACTGGGGTGCAACCGACGATGATGGCGGCGCCGCACAGTAATGCAACAGGCATCATGCAACCCATCCAGCCAACGCAGAATGGCAGCAATAAAGGCGTCCCACTCGACCCATTTGGTGCGTTATAA